The following proteins are encoded in a genomic region of Streptomyces sp. NBC_01723:
- the ltrA gene encoding group II intron reverse transcriptase/maturase, whose translation MGTTVTAEMPAPGANGPEDVHLSWHRIDWATCEENVRRLRRRIFKATQDGDLKKVRNLQKLMLRSHSNTLVSVKRVTQQSRGRMTAGIDGERVLTPLARGELATEIHRSSKPWQARPAKRVFIPKSNGKQRPLGIPVIRDRVLQARVKNALEPEWEARFEPRSYGFRPGRGCQDAIRSIYLTAKGRFSRRQWVLDADLSAAFDRIDHGHLMSSLGQFPARDLVRAWLKAGVMDSGRFTPTEEGTPQGGVISPLLLNVALHGMEQAAGCQYRYRRGSDPYTRMGSPVLVRYADDFVVICHEEAEARRIRARLEEWLAPRGLHFNEEKTKVVHLDEGFDFLGFTVRRRSGGKLIITPSTAACKRLRARLRAEVKSLHGASIGSMLHRLVPIVRGWTAYYRGAASSTTFASLDHYMWRLTFRWARRRHPKKSTQWVKARYFGQFHPTREDRWVFGDRVSGA comes from the coding sequence ATGGGGACCACGGTCACGGCCGAGATGCCCGCGCCTGGGGCGAACGGACCCGAGGACGTGCACCTCTCGTGGCACAGGATCGACTGGGCCACCTGCGAGGAGAATGTACGGCGGCTGAGGCGGAGGATCTTCAAGGCGACGCAGGACGGGGACCTGAAGAAGGTCCGCAACTTGCAGAAGCTCATGCTGCGAAGTCACAGCAACACGCTGGTCAGCGTGAAACGGGTGACGCAGCAGAGCCGTGGACGCATGACCGCTGGCATCGACGGGGAACGAGTCCTCACGCCTTTGGCGCGAGGCGAGCTGGCGACCGAGATTCACAGGTCGTCGAAGCCCTGGCAGGCCAGACCGGCCAAGCGAGTGTTCATCCCCAAGAGCAACGGAAAGCAACGGCCGCTCGGAATCCCGGTCATCCGTGACCGGGTTCTCCAGGCTCGTGTGAAGAATGCGCTGGAGCCCGAGTGGGAGGCACGGTTCGAGCCGAGGTCCTACGGCTTCCGGCCCGGCCGCGGCTGCCAGGACGCGATCCGGTCGATCTACCTGACGGCGAAGGGCCGCTTTTCGCGGCGTCAGTGGGTTCTGGACGCGGATCTTTCGGCGGCTTTCGACCGCATTGATCATGGACATCTGATGTCCTCTCTCGGGCAGTTCCCCGCCAGGGATCTGGTCAGGGCGTGGCTGAAGGCGGGTGTGATGGATAGCGGTCGGTTCACTCCGACCGAGGAGGGAACTCCTCAGGGCGGTGTGATCAGCCCGTTGTTGCTGAATGTGGCTCTGCATGGGATGGAGCAGGCCGCCGGGTGCCAATACCGTTATCGGAGGGGCAGCGATCCCTACACGCGGATGGGCTCCCCGGTGCTGGTGAGGTACGCCGACGATTTCGTCGTGATCTGTCACGAGGAAGCTGAAGCGCGCAGGATCAGGGCCCGGCTGGAGGAGTGGCTGGCGCCGAGGGGGCTTCACTTCAACGAGGAGAAGACCAAGGTCGTCCACCTCGATGAGGGGTTCGACTTTCTCGGCTTCACTGTCCGCCGCCGATCCGGCGGGAAACTGATCATCACGCCGAGCACTGCGGCCTGCAAGAGGCTCCGGGCGCGGCTACGGGCCGAGGTGAAGTCCCTGCACGGGGCGAGCATCGGCTCCATGCTGCACAGGCTGGTTCCAATCGTTCGCGGTTGGACGGCCTACTACCGGGGAGCGGCGTCCTCGACCACCTTCGCGTCGTTGGACCACTACATGTGGCGTCTGACCTTTCGATGGGCCAGGCGTCGTCATCCGAAGAAGTCGACGCAGTGGGTCAAGGCCCGCTACTTCGGCCAGTTCCACCCAACCCGCGAGGACCGCTGGGTATTCGGTGACCGCGTCAGCGGCGCCTAG
- a CDS encoding IS5-like element IS1373 family transposase → MGGVISADDPKWIEPFAGLTEVQFARLVALVRRRGGDVQRGRPWRLSLEDRVLLVATYWRTNLTLRQVAPLFGVSKSAADRILDHLAPLLAISPARRPRKDTVYIVDGTLVPTRDRSVAASSKNYRYSTNLQVVIDANSRLVVAIGLPLPGSRNDCRAFTESGIDRACRGAPTLADGGYQGTGLLIPHRKRRGQSHLSPSQEAENAVHRRARARVEHALSRLKNWKILRDCRLKGDGVHQAMLGIARLHNLALTG, encoded by the coding sequence ATGGGTGGGGTGATCTCAGCAGATGATCCGAAGTGGATCGAGCCGTTTGCGGGTCTGACCGAGGTGCAGTTTGCGAGGCTGGTGGCACTGGTACGGCGCCGAGGTGGCGACGTTCAGCGTGGCCGGCCATGGCGGCTGTCGCTCGAAGACCGGGTGTTGCTGGTGGCGACGTACTGGCGCACGAACCTCACGTTGCGGCAGGTGGCGCCGTTGTTCGGAGTCTCGAAGTCCGCTGCCGACCGCATCTTGGACCATCTCGCACCGCTGCTGGCCATCTCGCCCGCGCGGCGGCCGCGCAAGGACACCGTCTACATCGTGGACGGCACTCTGGTGCCCACCCGCGACCGCAGTGTCGCCGCGTCCAGCAAGAACTACCGGTACTCGACCAATCTGCAGGTCGTCATCGACGCCAACAGCCGCCTGGTCGTGGCCATCGGTCTCCCGCTGCCCGGCAGCCGCAACGACTGCCGGGCCTTCACCGAGTCCGGCATCGATCGGGCCTGCCGCGGCGCCCCGACCCTTGCCGACGGCGGCTACCAAGGCACCGGCCTCCTGATCCCGCACCGCAAACGACGAGGCCAGAGCCACCTCAGCCCCTCGCAGGAGGCAGAGAACGCCGTCCATCGCCGGGCACGAGCGCGCGTGGAACACGCCCTGTCGCGGTTGAAGAACTGGAAGATCCTGCGGGACTGCCGACTCAAGGGCGACGGAGTTCACCAGGCCATGCTCGGCATCGCCCGACTGCACAACCTGGCCCTCACTGGATAA
- a CDS encoding IS5 family transposase (programmed frameshift), protein MKWSAWRRHRQAVARRCHYRKRSSGHEPLPDREVLCGILYVLHTGIQWEYLPQHLGFGSGMTCWRRLRDWNQAGVWQRLHEILLAELNAASRLDWSRCVVDSSHVRALKGGSQTGPSPVDRGRAGSKHHLITDGHGTPLAVLLTGDNRNDVTQLLPLLDAIPPVRGRVGRPRRKPDSLFADRGYDHDVYRDQVRARGIVPAIARRGTRHGTGLGTYRWVVERSFAWLHGFRRLRIRWERRADIHEAFLRLACCLITHRQLRAVR, encoded by the exons CTGAAGTGGTCGGCCTGGAGAAGACACCGCCAGGCCGTCGCTCGCCGCTGCCACTACCGAAAACGCAGCTCAGGACACGAACCGCTGCCAGACCGGGAGGTGCTGTGCGGGATCCTGTACGTGCTGCACACCGGCATCCAGTGGGAGTACTTGCCACAACACCTCGGCTTCGGCTCAGGCATGACGTGCTGGCGCCGCTTGCGGGACTGGAATCAGGCCGGCGTCTGGCAACGGCTGCACGAGATCCTGCTGGCCGAGCTGAACGCGGCCTCGCGGCTGGACTGGTCTCGCTGCGTGGTCGACTCCTCCCACGTCCGGGCGCTAAAGGG GGGGAGCCAGACGGGTCCCTCGCCGGTCGACCGGGGCCGGGCCGGCTCCAAGCACCACTTGATCACTGACGGGCACGGCACCCCGCTCGCGGTCCTGCTGACCGGCGACAACCGCAACGATGTCACCCAACTACTGCCCTTGCTCGACGCGATCCCACCGGTCCGCGGCAGGGTCGGCCGTCCCCGTCGCAAGCCGGACTCGCTGTTCGCCGACCGCGGCTACGACCATGACGTCTACCGCGATCAGGTCCGCGCTCGCGGCATCGTGCCCGCTATCGCCCGCCGCGGCACCCGGCACGGCACCGGGTTGGGCACCTATCGCTGGGTCGTGGAGAGGAGTTTTGCGTGGCTGCACGGCTTCCGGCGCCTACGGATCCGGTGGGAACGCAGGGCCGACATTCATGAAGCGTTCCTCAGGCTCGCCTGCTGCCTCATCACCCACCGACAGCTCAGAGCAGTGCGCTGA
- a CDS encoding IS701 family transposase: MTEVGCWAAELDSVFARVAGRFARADLRWRMRDYVRGVLGRAARKNGWQLAEWAGHRTPDGFQRLLNSSVWDADALRDDVRAYVGECLGPDGVLIIDDTGFIKKGTTSAGVGRQYTGTPGKIDNCQIGVFAAYATGSGRALVDRELYLPKAWTSDRDRCRAAQIPDERAFATKGELARDIVRRCLGAGLPATWFTADEAYGQDWHFRRLLEQCDVGYVVAVPKSQQIKSLAGIWRIDQLIEDAPADAWQRLSCGDGAKGPRVYDRAAAELPANLVFDPDPPPHHRWVMARRSLSYPEEVAYYLAYAPVGVEIAELARVAGSRWAIEECFQAAKNECGPDHYEVRRHPGWYRHITLAMLAHAVLTALAAQAGEASKGAAETDQPSSRSPWQKSGDSWTLSCPTHEPTTTPSPTH, from the coding sequence ATGACTGAAGTCGGTTGCTGGGCTGCGGAGTTGGATTCGGTGTTCGCTCGGGTGGCGGGCCGGTTCGCTCGGGCGGATCTGCGGTGGCGGATGCGGGACTATGTCCGCGGTGTGCTGGGCCGAGCGGCACGGAAGAACGGCTGGCAGCTCGCGGAATGGGCAGGTCACCGCACGCCGGACGGCTTCCAGCGGCTGCTGAACAGCAGTGTCTGGGACGCGGACGCGTTGCGCGACGATGTCCGTGCCTACGTCGGCGAATGTCTCGGCCCCGATGGCGTGTTGATCATCGACGACACCGGGTTCATCAAGAAGGGCACCACGTCGGCCGGGGTGGGCCGGCAGTACACCGGCACTCCGGGAAAGATCGACAACTGCCAGATCGGGGTGTTCGCCGCCTACGCCACCGGCTCGGGCCGGGCCCTGGTGGACCGCGAGCTCTACCTGCCCAAAGCCTGGACGTCCGACCGCGACCGCTGCCGGGCGGCGCAAATCCCTGATGAGCGGGCGTTTGCGACCAAGGGTGAACTGGCCCGGGACATCGTCCGCCGGTGCCTCGGTGCGGGTCTGCCCGCCACGTGGTTCACCGCGGACGAGGCCTACGGGCAGGACTGGCACTTCCGCCGCCTGCTCGAGCAATGCGACGTCGGCTATGTGGTGGCGGTGCCCAAGTCGCAGCAGATCAAGTCCCTGGCAGGCATCTGGCGCATCGACCAGCTCATCGAGGACGCCCCTGCCGATGCCTGGCAGAGACTCTCCTGCGGCGACGGAGCGAAGGGCCCGCGTGTCTACGACCGGGCCGCGGCCGAGCTGCCCGCCAACCTCGTCTTCGACCCCGACCCGCCGCCCCATCACCGCTGGGTGATGGCCCGCCGCAGCCTGTCCTATCCCGAAGAGGTGGCCTACTACTTGGCCTACGCCCCCGTCGGCGTCGAGATCGCCGAGCTGGCCCGAGTGGCCGGCTCCCGCTGGGCGATCGAGGAGTGCTTCCAGGCCGCCAAGAACGAATGCGGCCCCGACCACTACGAGGTCCGCCGCCATCCCGGCTGGTACCGGCACATCACCCTGGCCATGCTCGCCCACGCCGTCCTGACCGCACTCGCCGCCCAGGCCGGCGAGGCCTCAAAGGGGGCTGCAGAAACGGATCAGCCCTCGTCCCGCTCACCGTGGCAGAAATCCGGCGACTCCTGGACACTCTCCTGCCCCACCCACGAACCGACCACGACCCCGTCACCCACGCACTGA
- a CDS encoding IS1380 family transposase, with amino-acid sequence MREPISSYPRVRVQGDGRQVVSQAGAVLLLETVRKTGLDQAISAALAPWRKPRAVHDPGKILLDLALAVAMGGDCLADIGMLRAEPAVFGPVASDPTVSRLIDTLAASGEKALRAIRSARAEVRQRAWRLAGRAAPDAGGAVTVDLDGVLVIAHSDKEDAAPTWKRTYGHHPLMGFVDHGPGGTGEPVAALLRPGNAGSNTASDHVTAAQLALAQLPKKYRRGRRTLIRTDSAGGTHDFVAWLAQRGRWLSYSVGMVITDAIHQHVLKVPASAWTAAIETGGEIRDGAWVAELTGDVLDGWPKDMRLIVRKERPHPGAQLRLTDADGMRLTCFATNTSGRPIAELELRHRLRARAEDRIRAARATGLRNLPLHRTAQNRIWLEIVQIALDLLAWMPMLALTGKARLWEPRRLRLRLFTTAGQLVTTGRRQILRLAQHWPWTSHITAALERLALLPNPG; translated from the coding sequence GTGAGAGAGCCTATCTCGTCGTACCCGCGTGTCCGTGTCCAGGGAGACGGTCGGCAGGTGGTCTCGCAGGCCGGTGCGGTCCTGCTGCTGGAGACGGTCCGCAAGACGGGCCTTGACCAGGCGATATCCGCAGCCCTGGCGCCCTGGCGGAAGCCGCGGGCCGTCCACGATCCCGGGAAGATCCTCCTGGACCTCGCGCTGGCAGTCGCGATGGGCGGGGACTGCCTGGCGGATATCGGCATGCTGCGGGCCGAGCCGGCCGTGTTCGGGCCGGTCGCCTCCGACCCGACGGTCTCCCGCCTCATCGACACCCTCGCAGCCTCCGGGGAGAAGGCCCTGCGGGCCATCCGTTCCGCGCGGGCTGAAGTCCGTCAACGTGCCTGGCGGTTGGCCGGACGGGCAGCGCCTGATGCGGGCGGGGCGGTGACCGTCGACCTCGACGGGGTGCTGGTGATCGCGCACTCGGACAAGGAGGACGCCGCACCCACCTGGAAGCGGACCTACGGCCATCACCCGCTGATGGGCTTCGTCGACCACGGACCGGGCGGCACGGGGGAACCGGTCGCGGCCCTGCTCAGACCAGGAAACGCGGGCTCGAACACCGCGTCCGACCACGTCACCGCCGCCCAACTGGCGCTGGCCCAGCTGCCGAAGAAGTACCGGCGTGGGCGCCGGACCCTGATCCGCACTGACTCCGCGGGCGGCACTCACGACTTCGTCGCATGGCTCGCCCAGCGGGGACGGTGGCTGTCCTACTCGGTCGGCATGGTGATCACCGACGCGATCCACCAGCACGTGCTGAAGGTTCCGGCCTCGGCCTGGACGGCGGCCATCGAGACCGGCGGCGAGATCCGCGACGGCGCCTGGGTCGCTGAACTCACCGGCGACGTTCTGGACGGCTGGCCCAAGGACATGCGGCTGATCGTCAGGAAGGAACGACCGCACCCCGGGGCCCAGTTGAGGCTCACGGACGCGGACGGCATGCGGCTGACCTGTTTCGCCACCAACACCTCGGGCCGGCCGATCGCCGAGCTCGAGCTCCGTCACCGGCTGCGGGCCCGGGCCGAGGACCGCATCCGGGCCGCCCGGGCCACCGGCCTGCGGAATCTTCCTCTGCACCGCACGGCCCAGAACCGGATCTGGCTGGAGATCGTGCAGATCGCTCTCGACCTGCTGGCCTGGATGCCGATGCTCGCCCTGACCGGCAAGGCCCGTCTCTGGGAACCTCGCCGCCTGCGGCTCCGCCTGTTCACCACGGCCGGACAGCTCGTGACCACCGGCCGTCGGCAAATCCTCCGCCTGGCCCAGCACTGGCCCTGGACCAGTCACATCACTGCCGCCCTCGAACGGCTCGCACTCCTGCCGAACCCGGGATGA